The genomic region TTATAAACGTTTGATTGATCAGAAAGAACAGCTCCCACAGGGGGATCCACGCCAGCAACTTGTTTTGGCCTAATTTGTTTGCCATCCACGCCAGAGCTAAGAAATCCAGGCAGATCTTCATAGCGAGCAACGCCGTTGCAGTTGGAAGATGTTGCTGTAGAAACAGCGAGAATATCCAAAACGAAAACAAATAGGTGTTGCACAGATTGAAAAGCAGGTAAGAGGCTTGGAGAGGCCGGGAATAGTGCTTGGCCGCGGAAACATGGCGCCGGCGCTGACGAATGAACTGAGAAGGACCAGAGGCGGCCGGGCTTGGAACGGCGACTTTGGGGTTCAGAGCATAGGTCATTTTCCAGGTTGTTCGGTTTGCTAGTTGTTGCAACAGTAGGTCGTCGTCACCCGAGAGGCTATGCTCAATTTCAGAAAAGCCTCCAACCTCTTCAAAAGCTTCTTTTCTGTAGGCGAGATTCCTCCCGGTACAAGTTGCACCGATATTCCAACCAACCGTGCCGGCCGAGACCACGGCGTTTGCTAGGTTATCTAACGCAAGGACCCGATTCCAAGGGTCGTCCTTCTCTTCAAATGGCGCTGGCCCGACTACCATCCCGACGTTATCTCCAAACAACGGCACGGTATCAGCTAGCCATTCTGGCGAGGGGGTACAGTCGGCGTCTGTGGTGAAGATCAAGTCTCCGCTAGCTTTAGAAATGGCCTTGCTCAGAGCGTATTTCTTCGGACTGGCTCGCTTGGTTCCAGATGGGATCGTAACCAGTTCAAAATTCGAATGCTG from Pseudomonadota bacterium harbors:
- a CDS encoding glycosyltransferase; its protein translation is MTLSPIFNIFRHFKQLNISGMPDVLSYFGLISLAIYAIILLILISGCLRLRNHKSHILPRISVVVAARNEEKNLGRCLRALLSQTYLADRTQIVVVNDRSTDNTAVVLEEHRRQHSNFELVTIPSGTKRASPKKYALSKAISKASGDLIFTTDADCTPSPEWLADTVPLFGDNVGMVVGPAPFEEKDDPWNRVLALDNLANAVVSAGTVGWNIGATCTGRNLAYRKEAFEEVGGFSEIEHSLSGDDDLLLQQLANRTTWKMTYALNPKVAVPSPAASGPSQFIRQRRRHVSAAKHYSRPLQASYLLFNLCNTYLFSFWIFSLFLQQHLPTATALLAMKICLDFLALAWMANKLGQNKLLAWIPLWELFFLINQTFISPLGLVGKVKWK